In Microvenator marinus, one genomic interval encodes:
- a CDS encoding DUF3943 domain-containing protein encodes MSEIRARILVSVLVLFMGIGQSWAASPVHVDRELDVEDYVLPAGLIIFSNLVFWGWGRLVLDSDYSDVTPSTIARNFREGWEWDDDAFATNQLGHPYQGQLYFAAARASGHDFWVSGIYTFFGSLQWEYFMENELPSYNDLITTTFGGIAVGEALYRLSANLMEPDSSGGERIAREIGAGLLTPTHGLSRVINGEVNEHRERVEDWPSRGAIMVGPDLLRSDTSTISLRSLRFGLLVEYGELQQTSDFRPFDWFTLSSSLNLFEGKPQRGQIDILGLLARWKFDCGGTCVLGLNQHYAYIDTPIFKVGTSSVGASLMAEFEWQHFRLRTGAHADIIALGGFSSLTSADFALNYSLGPGGMVRAFGALRWMRNRDSGWFNHFELRAQNTRYFLRSLNGLDGNEYAGVTSGHLHVPIYGNLGLVFGIDVYDRQTIPDVGENIFSSYYTEQLFLLWKL; translated from the coding sequence ATGAGCGAGATTAGGGCGCGGATACTCGTATCTGTGTTGGTTCTGTTCATGGGGATCGGGCAATCTTGGGCTGCTTCACCAGTTCACGTGGACCGGGAACTCGACGTAGAAGATTACGTGTTGCCGGCAGGTCTCATCATCTTTTCCAACCTCGTCTTTTGGGGTTGGGGCAGGCTGGTCCTTGATTCCGACTACTCAGATGTCACCCCTTCAACCATCGCAAGGAATTTCCGAGAAGGTTGGGAGTGGGACGACGATGCATTCGCTACGAACCAGTTGGGCCATCCCTATCAAGGCCAGCTCTACTTTGCGGCAGCGAGGGCGAGCGGTCATGATTTCTGGGTTTCCGGCATTTACACGTTTTTCGGAAGCCTGCAGTGGGAGTACTTCATGGAGAACGAGCTCCCATCCTACAACGACCTCATCACCACGACGTTCGGTGGCATTGCCGTAGGAGAGGCGTTGTATCGACTTTCGGCGAATCTCATGGAGCCCGATTCAAGTGGAGGCGAACGAATCGCTCGCGAGATCGGCGCCGGCCTCCTGACGCCAACCCATGGTTTGAGCCGCGTCATCAACGGCGAGGTCAATGAACACCGCGAGCGAGTCGAGGATTGGCCAAGCCGAGGGGCGATCATGGTTGGCCCAGACCTACTTCGATCTGATACCAGCACCATTTCGCTACGTAGTCTGAGGTTCGGCCTGCTCGTGGAATACGGAGAACTCCAGCAAACTTCGGACTTTCGCCCCTTTGACTGGTTTACCCTCTCGAGCTCACTGAACCTCTTTGAAGGCAAACCGCAGCGCGGTCAGATCGATATCCTGGGTCTGCTCGCCCGCTGGAAGTTCGATTGTGGAGGAACGTGTGTTCTCGGTCTGAATCAGCATTACGCGTACATCGACACGCCAATCTTCAAAGTTGGGACATCGTCTGTAGGGGCGAGTTTGATGGCGGAGTTCGAATGGCAACACTTTCGACTTCGCACGGGAGCGCACGCCGATATCATCGCCTTGGGAGGCTTCAGTTCTTTGACGTCGGCGGATTTCGCGCTGAACTATAGCCTTGGTCCGGGAGGCATGGTGCGGGCGTTTGGAGCGCTTCGATGGATGCGCAATCGCGACTCAGGTTGGTTCAATCATTTTGAACTCCGCGCCCAGAACACTCGCTACTTTCTTCGCAGCCTAAACGGATTGGACGGGAACGAGTATGCCGGCGTAACGAGCGGACATCTGCACGTTCCGATCTACGGCAACCTCGGGCTCGTCTTTGGTATCGACGTCTACGACAGACAAACCATTCCAGACGTCGGAGAGAACATATTTTCGTCCTACTACACCGAACAACTCTTCTTGCTTTGGAAACTCTAG
- a CDS encoding LysR family transcriptional regulator — protein MDEAKSNFDWNRAKALLFTAETGSFSGAARVLGTTQSTIGRQITALEEELGVVLVERIGKGVELTEGGWELLEHIKVMGKAAEGVSRVAAGQSVALEGEVSISASEVISAFLLPPIINAILDAYPGLRIEVIATNQTSDLRRRQADIAIRNYQPKDPELVVRKVRDTRAFLYATKAYLERVGSPDGVEDFGKARFLGFDFDGRLMELLNHHGMGLRATNFGVVSANQLVQWEMVKQDLGIGVMMESVGEREEKVVPVLRDIVSFPFPIWLTAHREVKASQRIRVVFDALHDGLLIENR, from the coding sequence ATGGATGAGGCGAAATCAAATTTCGACTGGAATCGGGCAAAGGCCCTGCTCTTTACTGCCGAAACGGGCTCATTTTCTGGTGCTGCGCGTGTCTTGGGTACGACACAGTCCACGATTGGTCGCCAGATCACGGCATTGGAAGAAGAGCTCGGCGTGGTCCTGGTGGAACGCATAGGCAAAGGCGTCGAGTTGACCGAAGGCGGATGGGAGTTACTCGAGCATATCAAGGTGATGGGCAAGGCGGCCGAAGGTGTTTCGCGCGTTGCTGCTGGTCAATCCGTGGCTCTAGAGGGCGAGGTCTCTATAAGCGCAAGTGAGGTGATTTCGGCATTTCTGCTTCCGCCGATCATCAATGCGATTTTGGACGCCTATCCGGGGCTCAGAATCGAGGTCATCGCGACCAATCAAACGAGCGACCTTAGACGACGGCAGGCCGATATCGCTATCCGAAACTACCAACCGAAGGATCCCGAGTTGGTGGTAAGAAAGGTTCGCGATACACGGGCTTTCCTTTATGCGACTAAGGCTTATCTTGAAAGGGTCGGAAGTCCAGATGGTGTGGAAGACTTCGGGAAAGCCAGATTCTTGGGTTTTGATTTTGACGGTCGGCTGATGGAACTTCTGAATCATCACGGAATGGGGCTTAGAGCGACAAATTTTGGTGTGGTCTCTGCTAACCAACTGGTGCAGTGGGAGATGGTCAAACAAGACCTTGGCATTGGGGTGATGATGGAGAGTGTGGGTGAGCGCGAAGAAAAGGTCGTGCCTGTGCTGCGAGACATCGTCTCATTTCCTTTTCCAATCTGGTTGACGGCCCATCGAGAAGTAAAGGCGAGCCAGCGTATCCGAGTTGTGTTTGACGCACTCCACGACGGGTTATTGATTGAAAACCGCTAA
- a CDS encoding NADP-dependent oxidoreductase, which yields MKAIIQNQYGSPNVLVPGMINPPQVSDHDVLIEIYASTVTQGDRRLRAADFPGIGMIPGRIMMGIFRPKHRIPGTVFAGIVRNVGVQVRRFRVGDRVFGMCPGGAYSQFIAIAENSTLSTAPDGYSFAELASVPYGAISAKRFVRDLGEVGAGSRVLIIGAAGGVGRWAVQVAKSLDAVVHGLCKADDHVVVQKLGADDVFEEAPLFESYDLILDTSSTWTFRRATELLKASGRFVSSDMSLRLILDMALNAIRPGPKAIFGIVESKPDDLKWVASRLANSKLKPTPIRTFSLSKSADAHRAFEREKLRGEIIIQVRQEAKAPRRLPNISSPLERVASA from the coding sequence ATGAAAGCTATTATTCAAAACCAATACGGCTCCCCCAACGTCCTAGTCCCCGGAATGATTAACCCGCCACAGGTCAGCGATCACGACGTACTAATCGAGATTTATGCAAGCACTGTTACCCAAGGAGACCGTCGGCTGAGGGCCGCAGACTTTCCGGGCATCGGCATGATCCCAGGGCGTATCATGATGGGGATTTTCCGCCCCAAACACCGCATTCCCGGAACTGTTTTCGCCGGCATTGTGCGAAACGTAGGAGTCCAAGTGAGACGCTTTCGGGTTGGCGACCGCGTGTTTGGAATGTGCCCCGGGGGAGCTTACTCGCAGTTCATTGCTATTGCTGAAAACTCCACTCTATCGACGGCCCCGGACGGGTACAGCTTTGCTGAGCTCGCCTCCGTGCCCTACGGAGCGATCAGCGCGAAGCGATTCGTAAGGGATCTGGGCGAAGTCGGTGCCGGCTCTAGAGTCTTGATCATTGGAGCAGCTGGGGGAGTTGGCAGATGGGCGGTACAAGTCGCGAAGTCATTGGACGCCGTAGTTCACGGATTGTGCAAGGCGGACGACCACGTGGTCGTCCAGAAACTCGGGGCTGATGACGTCTTCGAAGAGGCCCCGCTTTTCGAATCCTACGATCTGATCCTAGACACGAGCAGCACTTGGACCTTTAGACGTGCGACCGAACTGCTCAAGGCCAGTGGACGTTTCGTCTCGTCTGACATGAGCCTAAGACTCATCCTAGACATGGCTCTGAACGCCATTCGACCTGGCCCAAAGGCCATCTTTGGAATCGTCGAGTCCAAGCCCGACGACCTGAAGTGGGTCGCTTCAAGACTTGCGAACTCCAAGCTCAAGCCAACTCCGATCCGCACCTTTTCACTTTCCAAGAGTGCCGATGCCCACCGCGCGTTCGAACGCGAAAAGCTGCGCGGTGAGATCATCATTCAGGTCCGCCAGGAGGCGAAAGCTCCCCGTCGCCTACCCAACATTTCATCGCCCTTAGAGAGGGTGGCTTCAGCGTAG
- a CDS encoding serine/threonine-protein kinase, translated as MGEIFGNYELVRKIATGGMAEVFLAKRVGELGGFSKRVAIKRMFPHMADDDEARNMFLDEAKIAAQLSHPNIVQVYELGQQDEHLYIVMEYVHGRDLRTVLDTSKDIGSLPVHMSVGIVSQAAAGLHHAHFQTDESGEPMRVVHRDVSPQNVLVAIDGHVKVCDFGIARAEDRIHHTKQGQYKGKISYMSPEQFETSELDHRADIYGLGVLLYEATTGHRLYEADTDLEMLRLLSIGDFKAPSVLSPGFPRDLEAIILKAIARDPNDRFQTAQEFQLELEGWMETNASRVSPIQIGRFMQTLFPELADPKTVTAEQQKVHSARTVTHDQKTLRSSPDSFESSMLEEARPPAKPHWDEPDETLIVEMPKEAPAAETKEIPQFDPPVDDQTQTAEMDAFSREAIRQELERAQPKPVEAPKPVEKKVELPKPSFAAGPPAAALPKPSFGQASNIASSPAPIGPSTNSEAKPQGEPVLTRTEPASTGPPASLHPPTASGPKAQGAPVAARPAPAARPAPTSDFSDDIPVQWKPEKQKGPILMAIGVLLLVLAGFGIFYVSLNSESQLTKDAEATRIDPELLEEEPIPVPEMVSVALESNPPGATWVVNGLLAETRGTEVQIRQGVENHVTALLAGHEPAHMRVQGTASTSPRVVELKPANTNKKASLAIVTEPPEAVVYINGEERGRTPATIQDLDAGVEYHVELTREGRFGYAGFVELVADSENLIKADLPATDSAAKRFVEVVFGAIPRGLTVEVNGEPTGQTPFRKNFPRGEVISITFDGPDHARSERVAQLDHMGTIEFRHWLDEQAREEGTISVEVSPSGGTLYVGPNAHGEGVSRLKLKEGTYPVVVEHLGQRLRATVDVLPKTHTDYVLTISGDTLQVSTK; from the coding sequence ATGGGTGAAATTTTCGGCAACTACGAGCTTGTACGAAAAATTGCGACGGGCGGAATGGCAGAAGTCTTTCTGGCCAAACGTGTGGGCGAGTTGGGTGGATTTTCCAAGCGAGTCGCTATCAAACGTATGTTTCCACACATGGCTGACGATGACGAAGCCAGAAACATGTTTTTGGACGAGGCGAAAATTGCCGCGCAACTCAGCCATCCAAACATCGTTCAAGTCTACGAGCTAGGCCAGCAGGACGAGCATCTTTACATTGTGATGGAGTACGTTCACGGACGTGATTTGAGGACGGTGCTCGACACCTCCAAAGACATCGGCTCGCTTCCCGTGCACATGTCGGTTGGAATCGTGTCTCAGGCGGCGGCAGGCCTGCATCATGCGCACTTCCAGACCGACGAGTCCGGTGAACCCATGCGCGTGGTCCATCGCGACGTCTCGCCGCAAAACGTTTTGGTTGCCATCGACGGGCACGTCAAAGTCTGTGATTTCGGAATCGCACGGGCTGAGGACCGGATTCATCACACCAAACAAGGTCAGTACAAAGGCAAGATCTCGTACATGAGTCCCGAGCAATTCGAGACATCAGAGCTCGACCATCGCGCCGATATCTACGGCCTCGGTGTGCTTCTTTACGAGGCGACTACTGGCCACCGGCTCTATGAAGCGGACACTGACTTGGAGATGCTGAGGCTTCTGAGTATCGGCGATTTTAAGGCGCCGAGCGTGCTGAGTCCTGGCTTTCCTCGCGACCTTGAAGCCATCATCCTCAAGGCCATCGCGCGCGACCCGAACGACCGATTTCAAACGGCCCAGGAGTTCCAACTCGAGCTCGAAGGGTGGATGGAGACGAATGCTTCGCGAGTCAGTCCGATACAGATCGGGCGCTTCATGCAGACGCTTTTCCCGGAACTGGCGGATCCAAAGACGGTCACTGCCGAACAACAAAAAGTCCATAGCGCGCGGACCGTCACTCATGACCAGAAGACCTTGCGTTCAAGCCCGGACTCTTTCGAATCCAGCATGCTCGAAGAAGCGCGACCTCCTGCCAAGCCACATTGGGATGAGCCCGATGAGACCTTGATCGTGGAGATGCCCAAAGAAGCCCCTGCAGCAGAGACCAAGGAGATTCCACAATTCGATCCCCCTGTGGACGACCAGACTCAGACTGCGGAGATGGACGCCTTTTCACGAGAAGCCATTCGGCAGGAACTTGAGCGGGCACAGCCAAAACCCGTGGAGGCACCAAAGCCCGTTGAGAAGAAGGTTGAGCTTCCGAAGCCCAGTTTTGCGGCCGGACCACCGGCAGCTGCTCTTCCGAAGCCTAGTTTTGGTCAGGCATCGAACATCGCAAGTTCACCGGCGCCAATAGGTCCATCGACGAATTCGGAGGCCAAGCCCCAAGGTGAGCCGGTCCTAACGCGGACAGAGCCCGCGTCTACGGGGCCTCCAGCTTCACTACACCCACCGACGGCTTCAGGGCCCAAGGCACAAGGTGCGCCTGTTGCAGCGCGGCCAGCGCCCGCGGCCAGGCCAGCACCGACAAGCGATTTTAGCGACGACATCCCAGTTCAGTGGAAGCCAGAAAAGCAAAAAGGCCCGATCCTGATGGCGATTGGGGTTCTCCTCTTGGTCTTGGCTGGATTTGGAATCTTCTATGTAAGCCTTAACAGCGAGTCTCAGCTGACCAAAGACGCTGAAGCTACAAGGATCGACCCAGAACTCCTGGAAGAAGAACCGATTCCGGTCCCGGAAATGGTGAGCGTCGCGCTTGAGAGCAATCCGCCCGGCGCCACCTGGGTGGTCAATGGCCTGCTCGCGGAGACGCGCGGTACCGAAGTACAAATTCGTCAGGGCGTTGAAAACCACGTAACCGCGCTGCTCGCCGGGCATGAGCCTGCCCATATGCGCGTTCAGGGCACCGCAAGTACCTCGCCGCGCGTGGTAGAACTCAAGCCTGCGAACACCAACAAAAAGGCGTCCTTGGCTATCGTCACCGAACCGCCAGAGGCCGTGGTCTACATCAACGGTGAGGAGCGCGGGCGCACACCCGCGACTATTCAGGACCTGGACGCCGGGGTCGAGTACCACGTGGAGCTGACGCGCGAAGGACGGTTTGGCTACGCTGGATTTGTGGAGCTAGTTGCGGACTCAGAAAACCTCATCAAGGCTGACCTTCCAGCCACAGACTCAGCGGCAAAACGCTTTGTCGAAGTGGTGTTTGGGGCGATTCCCCGCGGACTGACCGTGGAAGTTAACGGCGAGCCAACGGGCCAAACGCCTTTCCGAAAGAACTTCCCGAGGGGTGAGGTTATCTCGATTACGTTCGACGGCCCGGACCACGCGCGAAGCGAGAGAGTCGCCCAGCTCGACCATATGGGCACGATTGAGTTCAGGCATTGGCTCGACGAGCAGGCACGCGAAGAAGGCACCATCTCGGTGGAGGTCTCGCCATCCGGCGGAACGCTCTACGTGGGCCCGAACGCACACGGCGAAGGCGTATCTAGGCTCAAGCTCAAAGAAGGAACCTATCCAGTGGTGGTTGAGCATCTCGGGCAGCGGCTCCGCGCCACCGTGGACGTGTTGCCGAAGACGCACACTGACTACGTGCTGACAATCTCCGGCGACACCCTCCAAGTTTCCACCAAGTAG
- a CDS encoding bifunctional homocysteine S-methyltransferase/methylenetetrahydrofolate reductase yields the protein MTSFLDRLKEGPLVFDGAMGTQLYERGIFINKSFDDANLSNPALVQAIHADYVRAGADIISTNTFAANRIKLKRHGLEDKVRDINRAGVELARAVCPEECFVAGSIGPTGQIPTMMSDSELQEIRAAYAEQALILAETGVDLIALETFRLLSEIRIAIEAIKSVCELPIVALMAFDSEHRTGDGATPERVARLLVEWGADVIGANCLEGPHVVFDVVEEMVNHGVPVCAMPNAGYPRKVDERLIYMATPEYFGVYARRFFKAGIAIVGGCCGTGPEHIQGISAAARMMGGGRSTKPKARLSVVESAQVAGLAEVPLAERSGLAAKLQRVWRDRICQGSAPVNRENFVVSVEVNPPAGLDPSKSINAAKMLQRHGIDVINIADGPRASVRMANWAMASMVQRELDMEVIVHLCGRDRNLLGLQSDVLAYHALGLNNLVVVTGDPPKVGDYPHATAVFDLDSIGILKMINNFNRGIDPAGRDVGATTQFFCACGAEPAAADYERELRRLEEKKAAGASFVMTQPVYDPAVLDKFLSDIEHLGLPVLVGILPLASYRNAEFLHNEVPGMSVPDDVRKRMKDAGEDAAQEGVRIAKETLNAVVDRVVGAYIMPPFGRYHTAVEVLSDIPGYSVDAAPQASEAAQR from the coding sequence ATGACTTCATTTCTGGATAGACTCAAAGAAGGCCCTCTCGTTTTTGACGGCGCCATGGGAACACAGCTCTACGAGCGAGGCATTTTCATCAATAAGTCTTTTGATGACGCAAACTTGTCGAACCCCGCTCTGGTGCAGGCTATTCATGCGGATTACGTGAGGGCGGGAGCCGATATCATCTCCACCAACACCTTCGCGGCAAACCGTATCAAATTGAAGAGACACGGTCTTGAGGACAAGGTTCGGGACATCAATCGCGCAGGCGTTGAGCTCGCGCGCGCGGTGTGCCCTGAGGAGTGCTTCGTAGCTGGCTCTATCGGCCCCACGGGCCAGATTCCGACCATGATGAGCGATTCGGAGCTGCAGGAGATTCGGGCGGCGTACGCCGAACAAGCATTAATCCTGGCCGAAACAGGCGTGGACCTGATTGCGCTAGAAACATTCAGGCTTTTGAGCGAAATCCGAATCGCCATCGAGGCCATCAAGTCCGTATGTGAACTCCCTATCGTAGCCCTGATGGCCTTTGATAGCGAACACCGCACTGGCGATGGCGCAACTCCTGAGCGAGTGGCCCGGCTCCTTGTGGAATGGGGCGCAGACGTGATTGGGGCGAACTGCCTCGAGGGTCCCCACGTGGTCTTCGACGTGGTTGAAGAGATGGTCAATCACGGCGTTCCGGTATGTGCCATGCCAAACGCTGGATACCCCAGAAAAGTGGACGAACGTCTAATCTACATGGCCACGCCCGAGTACTTTGGTGTGTACGCACGTCGCTTTTTCAAAGCTGGAATCGCCATCGTGGGTGGCTGCTGCGGAACGGGGCCCGAGCATATCCAGGGCATTAGCGCTGCCGCTCGCATGATGGGCGGAGGTCGGTCCACGAAGCCCAAAGCTAGACTCTCAGTGGTTGAGTCCGCCCAGGTCGCGGGGCTCGCCGAGGTGCCTCTGGCAGAGCGTTCGGGGCTTGCCGCAAAGCTGCAGCGTGTGTGGCGAGATCGGATTTGTCAGGGAAGTGCACCGGTCAACCGAGAGAATTTTGTGGTCAGCGTTGAGGTCAATCCTCCCGCGGGCCTCGACCCATCGAAGTCGATCAACGCCGCAAAAATGCTTCAGCGCCACGGCATCGACGTGATCAATATTGCTGATGGCCCACGCGCATCGGTCCGCATGGCGAACTGGGCCATGGCCTCCATGGTGCAGCGTGAGCTCGACATGGAGGTGATCGTTCACCTCTGTGGGCGCGACCGCAACCTGCTTGGGCTTCAGTCCGACGTGCTCGCCTACCACGCGCTTGGCCTGAACAATCTGGTGGTCGTCACGGGCGACCCGCCAAAAGTTGGTGATTATCCACATGCGACCGCAGTTTTTGACCTCGATAGCATCGGCATCCTGAAGATGATCAACAACTTCAATCGAGGCATCGATCCAGCTGGCCGAGACGTAGGTGCCACCACGCAATTCTTTTGTGCGTGCGGGGCTGAGCCGGCCGCTGCCGACTACGAACGCGAACTTAGACGCCTCGAGGAGAAGAAGGCCGCGGGTGCATCGTTTGTGATGACGCAACCGGTCTACGACCCAGCTGTGTTGGACAAGTTCCTCAGCGATATCGAGCATCTCGGACTGCCCGTCTTGGTAGGAATTCTACCGCTCGCGAGCTACCGAAACGCTGAATTCTTGCACAATGAGGTCCCAGGGATGTCGGTCCCGGACGATGTTCGCAAACGCATGAAGGATGCGGGCGAGGACGCTGCTCAAGAGGGCGTAAGAATCGCCAAAGAGACACTCAACGCCGTGGTGGACCGCGTGGTCGGGGCATATATCATGCCGCCCTTTGGTCGCTACCACACCGCCGTCGAAGTCTTGAGCGATATCCCAGGTTACTCGGTGGACGCCGCACCCCAAGCCAGCGAAGCCGCCCAGAGGTGA
- the cysK gene encoding cysteine synthase A has product MKLPSIVDLVGQTPLLVLKRIGHDSGAQILCKAEFFNPLSSVKDRIGKAMVEDAEARGVLKPGVTVIEPTSGNTGIALAYICAARGYKLMLTMPDTMSLERRSLLKALGAELVLTPGGLGMQGSVEKAQELSAEIAESIILQQFENPANPRIHEETTGPEIWNATAGEVHAIVTGVGTGGTITGISRYFKARNPEFKAIAIEPEGSAVLSGGEPGPHRIQGIGAGFVPKNLDRDVIDEVITVSDDEAMEMTRRLAAEEGIFVGISAGANVCGALKVASRNEYRGKNVVTLLCDSGERYLSTPLFRDH; this is encoded by the coding sequence ATGAAACTACCCTCGATCGTTGATCTGGTCGGTCAGACACCACTTTTAGTGCTTAAGCGTATCGGGCATGACTCTGGGGCTCAGATTCTGTGTAAAGCCGAATTTTTTAATCCGCTCAGTTCGGTCAAGGACCGAATCGGCAAGGCGATGGTCGAGGACGCCGAGGCGCGCGGCGTGCTCAAACCGGGCGTCACGGTTATCGAGCCCACCAGTGGGAATACTGGCATCGCGCTCGCCTATATTTGCGCGGCGCGCGGCTATAAACTCATGCTCACCATGCCGGACACCATGAGCCTTGAGCGGCGCTCATTGCTCAAGGCGTTGGGCGCCGAGTTGGTGCTGACGCCGGGTGGCCTTGGAATGCAGGGCTCGGTAGAAAAAGCCCAGGAACTTTCGGCAGAAATCGCAGAATCGATCATTCTTCAACAGTTTGAAAACCCCGCAAACCCAAGAATTCACGAGGAAACCACCGGGCCAGAAATCTGGAACGCTACGGCCGGTGAGGTCCATGCGATTGTGACCGGCGTTGGAACCGGCGGGACAATCACGGGAATCTCGCGCTATTTCAAAGCGCGCAACCCGGAGTTCAAGGCCATCGCCATCGAACCCGAGGGCTCGGCCGTACTTTCCGGAGGAGAGCCAGGTCCGCATCGAATCCAAGGGATCGGTGCCGGCTTCGTGCCTAAAAACCTCGACCGTGACGTCATCGACGAGGTGATTACCGTGTCCGACGACGAGGCCATGGAAATGACCCGCCGACTCGCGGCGGAGGAAGGCATCTTCGTGGGAATTAGCGCCGGCGCAAACGTGTGCGGAGCCCTAAAAGTTGCCTCTCGGAATGAATACCGCGGCAAGAACGTAGTCACTCTATTATGCGACTCGGGCGAGAGATATCTCTCGACCCCACTCTTTCGCG